In Thermus hydrothermalis, the following proteins share a genomic window:
- the aroE gene encoding shikimate dehydrogenase: MLRLAVLGHPVAHSLSPAMHRYALESLGLRGSYEAWETPSEALPDRLSAVRRGFRGVNLTIPLKEAALAHLDWVSPEAKAIGAVNTVLQVEGRLLGFNTDAPGFLAALEAGGIPLEGPALVLGAGGAGRAVAWALREAGLEVWVWNRTPERAEALAAEFGLKAVPLSWARRARLLVNATRVGLEDPEATPLPEALLPEEGAAVDLVYRPLWTRFLKEAKAQGLRVQTGLPMLAWQGALAFRIWTGLLPDPKGMEEAALKALGEPCA, encoded by the coding sequence ATGTTGCGCCTTGCCGTCCTGGGCCACCCCGTGGCCCACTCCCTCTCCCCGGCCATGCACCGCTACGCCCTGGAAAGCCTGGGCCTTAGGGGGAGCTACGAGGCCTGGGAGACCCCTTCGGAGGCCTTGCCCGATAGGCTTTCCGCGGTGCGGCGGGGTTTTCGGGGGGTGAACCTCACCATTCCCCTGAAGGAGGCGGCCTTGGCCCACTTGGACTGGGTTTCCCCGGAGGCCAAGGCCATTGGGGCGGTGAACACCGTGCTCCAGGTGGAGGGGAGGCTTCTTGGCTTCAACACGGACGCCCCCGGGTTCTTGGCCGCTTTGGAGGCGGGGGGGATACCCCTCGAGGGCCCCGCCCTGGTCCTGGGGGCGGGGGGGGCGGGGCGGGCCGTGGCTTGGGCGCTTAGGGAGGCGGGCCTCGAGGTCTGGGTTTGGAACCGCACCCCCGAGCGGGCGGAGGCCTTGGCGGCGGAGTTCGGCCTGAAGGCCGTGCCCCTCTCGTGGGCCAGGAGGGCCCGGCTTCTCGTGAACGCCACCCGGGTGGGCCTGGAGGATCCCGAGGCCACCCCCCTTCCCGAAGCGCTCCTCCCCGAGGAGGGGGCGGCGGTGGACCTGGTCTACAGGCCCCTTTGGACCCGCTTCCTCAAGGAGGCGAAGGCCCAGGGGTTAAGGGTGCAGACCGGGCTTCCCATGCTGGCCTGGCAGGGGGCCTTGGCCTTCCGCATCTGGACGGGCCTCCTCCCCGACCCCAAGGGCATGGAGGAGGCGGCCTTAAAGGCCTTAGGGGAGCCATGCGCCTGA
- a CDS encoding IMPACT family protein gives MRLTLAEPVFHEETIQKSRFIAKAAPVASEGEARAFLERNREEAATHNCFAYKIGHLYRFSDDGEPTGTAGKPILHAIEAQGLDGVAVLVVRYFGGVKLGAGGLVRAYGGVAAEALRWGKKVPWVEWAEATFLVPFAELGRVYPLVRDQVVGESHGQEGVLLRLRLPQEALPSLEAALREATRGKARRM, from the coding sequence ATGCGCCTGACCCTGGCCGAGCCCGTCTTCCACGAGGAAACCATCCAGAAAAGCCGCTTCATCGCCAAGGCGGCGCCCGTGGCCTCGGAAGGGGAGGCCCGGGCTTTTTTGGAACGAAACCGGGAGGAGGCGGCCACCCACAACTGCTTCGCCTACAAGATCGGCCACCTTTACCGCTTCTCGGACGATGGGGAGCCTACGGGAACGGCGGGCAAGCCCATCCTCCACGCCATTGAGGCCCAGGGCCTGGACGGGGTGGCGGTCTTGGTGGTGCGCTACTTTGGCGGCGTCAAGCTTGGGGCCGGGGGGCTCGTGCGGGCGTACGGGGGGGTGGCGGCGGAGGCGCTCAGGTGGGGGAAAAAGGTGCCCTGGGTGGAGTGGGCGGAGGCCACCTTCCTCGTCCCCTTCGCCGAGCTAGGCCGGGTCTACCCCTTGGTGCGGGACCAGGTGGTGGGGGAAAGCCACGGCCAGGAGGGGGTTCTCCTGCGCCTCCGGCTTCCCCAGGAGGCCCTCCCTTCCCTGGAGGCGGCGCTACGGGAGGCCACCCGGGGGAAGGCCCGTAGAATGTGA
- the polA gene encoding DNA polymerase I produces the protein MLPLFEPKGRVLLVDGHHLAYRNFFALKGLTTSRGEPVQGVYGFAKSLLKALKEDGDVVIVVFDAKAPSFRHEAYEAYKAGRAPTPEDFPRQLALIKELVDLLGLERLEVPGFEADDVLATLAKQAEREGYEVRILTADRDLFQLLSDRIAVLHPEGHLITPGWLWERYGLKPEQWVDFRALAGDPSDNIPGVKGIGEKTALKLLKEWGSLENLLKNLDHVKPPSVREKILAHLDDLRLSQELSRVRTDLPLKVDFKKRREPDREGLKAFLERLEFGSLLHEFGLLESPLPAEEAPWPPPEGAFLGYRLSRPEPMWAELLALAASAKGRVYRAEEPYGALRGLKEVRGLLAKDLAVLALREGLDLPPTDDPMLLAYLLDPSNTTPEGVARRYGGEWTEEAGERAVLSERLYENLLGRLRGEEKLLWLYEEVEKPLSRVLAHMEATGVRLDVAYLKALSLEVAEEMRRLEEEVFRLAGHPFNLNSRDQLERVLFDELGLPPIGKTEKTGKRSTSAAVLEALREAHPIVEKILQYRELAKLKGTYIDPLPALVHPKTGRLHTRFNQTATATGRLSSSDPNLQNIPVRTPLGQRIRRAFVAEEGYLLVALDYSQIELRVLAHLSGDENLIQVFQEGRDIHTQTASWMFGLPAEAIDPLMRRAAKTINFGVLYGMSAHRLSQELSIPYEEAVAFIDRYFQSYPKVKAWIERTLEEGRQRGYVETLFGRRRYVPDLNARVKSVREAAERMAFNMPVQGTAADLMKLAMVRLFPRLPEVGARMLLQVHDELLLEAPKERAEAAAALAKEVMEGVWPLAVPLEVEVGIGEDWLSAKG, from the coding sequence ATGCTTCCCCTCTTTGAGCCCAAGGGCCGGGTGCTCCTGGTGGACGGCCACCACCTGGCCTACCGCAACTTTTTCGCCCTCAAAGGGCTCACCACGAGCCGGGGCGAGCCGGTGCAAGGGGTCTACGGCTTCGCCAAAAGCCTCCTCAAGGCCCTGAAGGAGGACGGGGACGTGGTCATCGTGGTCTTTGACGCCAAGGCCCCCTCTTTCCGCCACGAGGCCTACGAGGCCTACAAGGCGGGCCGGGCCCCCACCCCGGAGGACTTTCCCCGGCAGCTCGCCCTCATAAAGGAGCTGGTGGACCTCTTGGGGCTGGAGCGCCTCGAGGTCCCGGGCTTTGAAGCGGACGATGTCCTCGCCACCTTGGCCAAGCAAGCGGAGCGGGAAGGGTACGAGGTGCGCATCCTCACCGCCGACCGGGACCTCTTCCAGCTCCTTTCGGACCGCATCGCCGTCCTCCACCCGGAAGGGCACCTCATCACCCCGGGGTGGCTTTGGGAGCGGTACGGTCTGAAGCCGGAGCAGTGGGTGGACTTCCGCGCCCTGGCCGGCGACCCCTCCGACAACATCCCCGGGGTGAAGGGAATCGGGGAGAAGACCGCCCTGAAGCTCCTCAAGGAGTGGGGGAGCCTGGAAAACCTCCTCAAGAACCTGGACCATGTGAAGCCTCCTTCCGTAAGGGAGAAGATCCTCGCCCACCTGGACGACCTCAGGCTCTCCCAGGAGCTTTCCCGGGTGCGCACGGACCTCCCCTTGAAGGTGGACTTTAAAAAGCGGCGGGAGCCCGATAGGGAAGGGCTTAAGGCCTTCTTGGAGCGGCTTGAGTTTGGAAGCCTCCTCCACGAGTTCGGCCTCCTGGAAAGCCCCCTTCCGGCGGAGGAGGCCCCATGGCCGCCGCCGGAAGGGGCCTTTTTGGGCTACCGCCTTTCCCGGCCCGAGCCCATGTGGGCGGAGCTTCTTGCCTTGGCGGCGAGCGCCAAGGGCCGGGTTTACCGGGCGGAGGAGCCCTATGGGGCCCTAAGGGGCCTGAAGGAGGTGCGGGGGCTTCTTGCCAAGGACCTCGCCGTCTTGGCCCTAAGGGAGGGCCTGGACCTTCCCCCCACGGACGACCCCATGCTCCTCGCTTACCTCCTGGACCCCTCCAACACCACCCCCGAGGGCGTGGCCCGGCGGTATGGGGGGGAGTGGACGGAGGAGGCGGGGGAGCGGGCGGTGCTTTCCGAAAGGCTCTACGAGAACCTCCTTGGGCGCTTGAGAGGGGAAGAGAAGCTCCTTTGGCTTTACGAGGAGGTGGAAAAGCCCCTCTCCCGGGTCCTCGCCCACATGGAGGCCACGGGGGTGAGGCTGGACGTGGCCTACCTCAAGGCCCTTTCCCTGGAGGTGGCGGAGGAGATGCGCCGCCTGGAGGAGGAGGTCTTCCGCCTGGCGGGCCACCCCTTCAACCTCAATTCCCGCGACCAGCTGGAAAGGGTGCTCTTTGACGAGCTCGGCCTTCCCCCCATCGGCAAGACGGAGAAGACTGGGAAGCGCTCCACGAGCGCCGCCGTCCTCGAGGCCCTGCGGGAGGCCCACCCCATCGTGGAAAAGATCCTTCAGTACCGGGAACTGGCCAAGCTCAAGGGCACCTACATTGACCCCCTTCCCGCCCTGGTCCACCCCAAGACGGGGCGGCTCCACACCCGCTTCAACCAGACGGCCACGGCCACGGGCCGCCTTTCCAGCTCCGACCCCAACCTGCAGAACATCCCCGTGCGCACCCCCTTGGGCCAAAGGATCCGCCGGGCCTTCGTGGCCGAGGAGGGGTACCTGCTCGTGGCCCTGGACTATAGCCAGATTGAGCTCAGGGTCCTGGCCCACCTCTCGGGGGACGAGAACCTCATCCAGGTCTTCCAGGAGGGCCGGGACATCCACACCCAGACGGCGAGCTGGATGTTCGGCCTGCCGGCGGAGGCCATAGACCCCCTCATGCGCCGGGCGGCCAAGACCATCAACTTCGGCGTCCTTTACGGCATGTCCGCCCATCGGCTTTCCCAAGAGCTCAGCATCCCCTACGAGGAGGCGGTGGCCTTCATTGACCGCTATTTCCAGAGCTACCCCAAGGTGAAGGCCTGGATTGAAAGGACCCTGGAGGAGGGGCGGCAGAGGGGGTATGTGGAAACCCTCTTCGGCCGCAGGCGCTACGTGCCCGACCTCAACGCCCGGGTAAAGAGCGTGCGGGAGGCGGCGGAGCGCATGGCCTTTAACATGCCCGTGCAGGGCACCGCCGCCGACCTGATGAAGCTCGCCATGGTGAGGCTTTTCCCCAGGCTTCCCGAGGTGGGGGCGCGGATGCTCCTCCAGGTGCACGACGAGCTCCTCCTGGAGGCGCCCAAGGAGCGGGCGGAGGCGGCGGCGGCCCTGGCCAAGGAGGTCATGGAGGGGGTCTGGCCCCTGGCCGTGCCCCTGGAGGTGGAGGTGGGCATCGGGGAGGACTGGCTTTCCGCCAAGGGCTAG
- a CDS encoding AzlD domain-containing protein, which translates to MIPILVLALGTLLLRYLPWRGERGPSPGQAGPALAVALFLVSAFGPPPSWLWAKTLAALLVVSLAFRLSRRLGLSVLLGMAAYALF; encoded by the coding sequence TTGATCCCCATCCTGGTTCTGGCCTTGGGCACCCTTCTCCTCCGCTATCTCCCCTGGCGGGGGGAAAGGGGCCCTTCCCCGGGCCAGGCGGGGCCCGCCTTGGCGGTGGCCCTCTTCCTGGTATCCGCCTTCGGGCCGCCCCCCTCTTGGCTTTGGGCCAAGACCCTGGCCGCCCTTCTTGTGGTTTCCTTGGCCTTTCGGCTTTCCCGCCGCCTAGGGCTGAGCGTCCTCCTCGGGATGGCGGCCTACGCCCTCTTCTAG
- a CDS encoding AzlC family ABC transporter permease translates to MRQGLLAAWPVALGYFPVAVAFGMAGASAGLAPWAVALLSLFVFAGASQFAFLGLLAEGASPWLAVGVALLLNLRHAFYGPALRPYLAGHPVLAFFLTDEVFAVALKSLPGLPEPARTGFFLGLGLGAYLAWNLGTLLGVFGAAGLKGLPGAEEGLSFALPALFLLLALPHLRNPVALGAGLLAFALHLLGQTAWGLVLAGVLGFLWRRP, encoded by the coding sequence TTGCGCCAGGGGCTTCTCGCCGCCTGGCCCGTGGCCTTGGGGTACTTCCCCGTGGCCGTGGCCTTCGGCATGGCCGGAGCGAGCGCGGGGCTTGCCCCCTGGGCCGTAGCGCTCCTTTCCCTCTTTGTCTTCGCCGGGGCGAGCCAGTTCGCCTTCCTCGGCCTCCTGGCGGAAGGAGCCTCCCCCTGGCTCGCCGTAGGGGTGGCCCTTCTCCTAAACCTGCGCCACGCCTTCTACGGGCCAGCCCTTAGACCTTACCTGGCAGGCCATCCCGTCCTGGCCTTTTTCCTTACCGACGAGGTCTTCGCCGTGGCCCTAAAGTCCCTTCCCGGCCTTCCCGAACCCGCCCGCACGGGGTTTTTCCTAGGCCTCGGCCTCGGGGCCTATTTGGCCTGGAACCTGGGCACCCTCCTGGGCGTCTTCGGCGCCGCCGGGCTAAAAGGGCTCCCGGGGGCGGAGGAAGGCCTTTCCTTTGCCCTCCCCGCCCTTTTCCTGCTCCTCGCCCTGCCCCATTTGCGGAACCCCGTGGCCCTGGGCGCCGGGCTTTTGGCCTTCGCCCTCCACCTCCTGGGCCAGACCGCCTGGGGGCTCGTCTTGGCGGGCGTCTTGGGCTTCTTGTGGAGGCGGCCTTGA